The Equus asinus isolate D_3611 breed Donkey chromosome 4, EquAss-T2T_v2, whole genome shotgun sequence genome has a segment encoding these proteins:
- the MLC1 gene encoding membrane protein MLC1 isoform X2: MELLMEGRAGMYWRTWINETLKASDPALNPDSSDNKGKQRRLRAPSTAVGWALSVSVPSTMTREEQCREELSYDRLPTLDRGRPDVGSRTPDTKPDALPLSSRLPSCFSHRTWVFSALMGSCLLVTSGFSLYLGNVFPSEMDYLRCAAGSCIPSAIVSFAVSRKTINVIPNFQILFVSTFAVTTTCLIWFGCKLVLNPSAIDINFNLILLLLLELLMAATVIISARSSEAQWKQKGSISDSTSILYEVTFPARVLKSYSVIEVIAGISAVLGGVIALNVDDTLSGPHLSVTFFWILVACFPSAIASHVTAECPSKCLVEVLIAICSLTSPLLFTASGYLSFSVMRILEIFRDYPPAIKQSYDVLLLLLMLELLLQASLNTGTVLQCVSFKVGASWDATQPGQQECPSGEVSRSPLKEFDKEKAWRAVVVQMAQ; the protein is encoded by the exons ATGGAGCTGCTAATGGAAGGGAGAGCTGGAATGTACTGGAGGACCTGGATCAACGAGACACTTAAAGCCTCAGATCCCGCCCTGAATCCAGACTCCTCAG AcaacaaaggaaagcagaggagaCTGCGGGCTCCAAGCACAGCTGTCGGGTGGGCACTATCAGTGTCTGTCCCTAGCACCATGACGCGGGAGGAACAGTGCAGGGAGGAGCTCAGCTACGACCGGCTGCCCACCCTGGATCGGGGAAGGCCAGACGTGGGAAGCCGCACCCCAGACACCAAGCCCGATGCCCTGCCGCTGTCATCAAGGCTGCCCTCTTGCTTCAGCCACAGAACATGGGTCTTCTCTGCGTTGATGGGG AGTTGCCTGCTTGTGACCTCGGGGTTTTCCCTCTACCTGGGAAATGTGTTTCCCTCTGAGATGGATTACTTACGTTGTGCTGCAGGCTCG TGCATTCCGTCTGCAATTGTGAGCTTTGCTGTTTCGAGGAAAACCATCAACGTG ATTCCCAACTTTCAGATATTATTTGTTTCCACGTTTGCTGTCACCACGACGTGTTTAATCTGGTTTGGATGCAAACTTGTCCTGAACCCATCAGCAATAGAC ATAAATTtcaatctgattctgctccttctGCTGGAGCTTCTGATGGCGGCCACAGTGATCATCTCTGCACGGTCCAGCGAGGCGCAGTGGAAGCAGAAG GGTTCCATCTCTGACAGCACCAGCATTTTGTATGAAGTGACATTTCCTGCTCGGGTTCTGAAATCCTATTCA GTCATTGAGGTGATTGCTGGCATCTCCGCCGTCCTGGGAGGGGTCATCGCCCTGAACGTGGATGACACTTTGTCGGGCCCGCACCTCTCAGTGACCTTCTTTTGGATCTTAGTGGCC tgtTTTCCAAGCGCCATTGCGAGCCATGTGACAGCGGAGTGTCCCAGCAAGTGTCTG GTGGAGGTGCTGATTGCCATCTGCAGCCTCACGTCCCCGCTGCTGTTCACGGCCTCTGGATACCTGTCGTTCAGCGTGATGAGGATCCTGGAGATCTTTAGAGACTACCCACCGGCCATCAAG CAATCCTACGACGTGCTCTTGCTGCTTCTGATGCTGGAGCTGCTGCTACAGGCAAGCCTCAACACAGGCACCGTCCTCCAATGCGTGAGCTTCAAGGTGGGCGCGTCCTGGGACGCCACGCAGCCTGGCCAGCAGGAGTGCCCGTCGGGAGAG GTGTCCAGAAGCCCCCTGAAGGAGTTTGACAAGGAGAAAGCCTGGAGAGCTGTCGTGGTGCAAATGGCCCAGTGA
- the MLC1 gene encoding membrane protein MLC1 isoform X1, which translates to MTREEQCREELSYDRLPTLDRGRPDVGSRTPDTKPDALPLSSRLPSCFSHRTWVFSALMGSCLLVTSGFSLYLGNVFPSEMDYLRCAAGSCIPSAIVSFAVSRKTINVIPNFQILFVSTFAVTTTCLIWFGCKLVLNPSAIDINFNLILLLLLELLMAATVIISARSSEAQWKQKGSISDSTSILYEVTFPARVLKSYSVIEVIAGISAVLGGVIALNVDDTLSGPHLSVTFFWILVACFPSAIASHVTAECPSKCLVEVLIAICSLTSPLLFTASGYLSFSVMRILEIFRDYPPAIKQSYDVLLLLLMLELLLQASLNTGTVLQCVSFKVGASWDATQPGQQECPSGEVSRSPLKEFDKEKAWRAVVVQMAQ; encoded by the exons ATGACGCGGGAGGAACAGTGCAGGGAGGAGCTCAGCTACGACCGGCTGCCCACCCTGGATCGGGGAAGGCCAGACGTGGGAAGCCGCACCCCAGACACCAAGCCCGATGCCCTGCCGCTGTCATCAAGGCTGCCCTCTTGCTTCAGCCACAGAACATGGGTCTTCTCTGCGTTGATGGGG AGTTGCCTGCTTGTGACCTCGGGGTTTTCCCTCTACCTGGGAAATGTGTTTCCCTCTGAGATGGATTACTTACGTTGTGCTGCAGGCTCG TGCATTCCGTCTGCAATTGTGAGCTTTGCTGTTTCGAGGAAAACCATCAACGTG ATTCCCAACTTTCAGATATTATTTGTTTCCACGTTTGCTGTCACCACGACGTGTTTAATCTGGTTTGGATGCAAACTTGTCCTGAACCCATCAGCAATAGAC ATAAATTtcaatctgattctgctccttctGCTGGAGCTTCTGATGGCGGCCACAGTGATCATCTCTGCACGGTCCAGCGAGGCGCAGTGGAAGCAGAAG GGTTCCATCTCTGACAGCACCAGCATTTTGTATGAAGTGACATTTCCTGCTCGGGTTCTGAAATCCTATTCA GTCATTGAGGTGATTGCTGGCATCTCCGCCGTCCTGGGAGGGGTCATCGCCCTGAACGTGGATGACACTTTGTCGGGCCCGCACCTCTCAGTGACCTTCTTTTGGATCTTAGTGGCC tgtTTTCCAAGCGCCATTGCGAGCCATGTGACAGCGGAGTGTCCCAGCAAGTGTCTG GTGGAGGTGCTGATTGCCATCTGCAGCCTCACGTCCCCGCTGCTGTTCACGGCCTCTGGATACCTGTCGTTCAGCGTGATGAGGATCCTGGAGATCTTTAGAGACTACCCACCGGCCATCAAG CAATCCTACGACGTGCTCTTGCTGCTTCTGATGCTGGAGCTGCTGCTACAGGCAAGCCTCAACACAGGCACCGTCCTCCAATGCGTGAGCTTCAAGGTGGGCGCGTCCTGGGACGCCACGCAGCCTGGCCAGCAGGAGTGCCCGTCGGGAGAG GTGTCCAGAAGCCCCCTGAAGGAGTTTGACAAGGAGAAAGCCTGGAGAGCTGTCGTGGTGCAAATGGCCCAGTGA